The following proteins come from a genomic window of Kocuria palustris:
- the eno gene encoding phosphopyruvate hydratase, producing the protein MAMIIDVHARQILDSRGNPTVEVEVRLEDGSFGRAAVPSGASTGEHEAVERRDGDKNVYLGKGVLGAVEAVNEEIAEAVIGMESTDQRLVDQAMLELDGTPTKSKLGANAILGVSLAVARASAEEADLPLYKYLGGPNAHVLPVPMMNILNGGSHADSNVDIQEFMIAPIGFATFSEALRAGTEVYHALKSVLKDRGLSTGLGDEGGFAPDLESNRAALDLILDAIEKAGYKPGEQIALALDVASSEFFDKGSYTFEGGKKSADEMAAYYEQLVADYPLVSIEDPLDENDWDGWAKLTASVGQKVQLVGDDLFVTNPEFLTRGIREGVGNALLVKVNQIGSLTETLEAITLAQTNMFRCMVSHRSGETEDTTISDIAVATNAGQIKTGAPARSERVAKYNQLLRIEEALGDAASYAGVSAFPRFSD; encoded by the coding sequence ATGGCCATGATCATCGACGTCCACGCACGTCAGATCCTCGATTCCCGCGGCAACCCCACGGTCGAGGTCGAGGTCCGCCTCGAGGACGGCAGCTTCGGTCGCGCGGCGGTGCCCTCGGGCGCCTCCACCGGTGAGCACGAGGCCGTCGAGCGCCGCGACGGCGACAAGAACGTCTACCTGGGCAAGGGCGTCCTGGGTGCGGTCGAGGCCGTGAACGAGGAGATCGCCGAGGCCGTCATCGGCATGGAGTCCACCGACCAGCGCCTGGTCGACCAGGCCATGCTCGAGCTCGACGGCACCCCGACCAAGTCCAAGCTCGGCGCCAACGCCATCCTGGGCGTCTCGCTGGCCGTGGCCCGCGCCTCGGCGGAGGAGGCCGACCTCCCGCTGTACAAGTACCTGGGCGGCCCCAACGCGCACGTGCTGCCGGTGCCCATGATGAACATCCTCAACGGCGGCTCCCACGCGGACTCCAACGTGGACATCCAGGAGTTCATGATCGCCCCGATCGGCTTCGCCACCTTCTCGGAGGCCCTGCGCGCCGGCACCGAGGTCTACCACGCGCTGAAGTCCGTGCTGAAGGACCGCGGCCTGTCCACCGGCCTGGGCGACGAGGGCGGCTTCGCGCCCGACCTCGAGTCCAACCGCGCTGCCCTGGACCTGATCCTGGACGCCATCGAGAAGGCCGGCTACAAGCCGGGCGAGCAGATCGCGCTGGCGCTGGACGTCGCCTCCTCCGAGTTCTTCGACAAGGGCTCCTACACCTTCGAGGGCGGCAAGAAGTCGGCCGATGAGATGGCGGCCTACTACGAGCAGCTCGTGGCCGACTACCCGCTGGTCTCGATCGAGGACCCGCTGGACGAGAACGACTGGGACGGCTGGGCCAAGCTCACCGCCTCGGTCGGGCAGAAGGTCCAGCTCGTGGGCGATGACCTCTTCGTCACCAACCCCGAGTTCCTGACCCGCGGCATCCGCGAGGGCGTCGGCAACGCCCTGCTGGTCAAGGTCAACCAGATCGGCTCCCTCACGGAGACCCTGGAGGCCATCACCCTGGCGCAGACCAACATGTTCCGGTGCATGGTCTCCCACCGCTCCGGCGAGACCGAGGACACCACGATCTCGGACATCGCCGTGGCCACCAACGCCGGACAGATCAAGACCGGCGCCCCGGCGCGCTCGGAGCGCGTGGCCAAGTACAACCAGCTGCTGCGCATCGAGGAGGCCCTGGGAGACGCTGCCTCCTACGCCGGCGTCTCGGCCTTCCCGCGCTTCTCGGACTGA
- a CDS encoding septum formation initiator family protein yields MSDHRTEDRAPRSERGSEPDPAERDEAPARSLRRFTTSSGSRRLLWVVAIVLFIVFLAAPTTKIYLDQQAEIAELEASIEEKSADRDTLQDELELWENPDYVEQQAGERLMMVEPGQRSYLVVGADEVGTGAADTSAVEESAGRPAWADALWGSLKDSAWPRRAEDSADSFPELDEAQEDPSASSSPTAETTE; encoded by the coding sequence GTGTCCGATCACCGCACCGAGGACCGCGCGCCGCGGTCCGAGCGCGGCTCCGAGCCGGATCCGGCCGAGCGCGACGAGGCCCCCGCGCGCAGCCTGCGACGCTTCACGACCTCGTCGGGCAGCCGTCGCCTGCTGTGGGTTGTGGCGATCGTGCTGTTCATCGTCTTCCTGGCGGCCCCCACGACCAAGATCTACCTGGACCAGCAGGCGGAGATCGCCGAGCTGGAGGCCAGCATCGAGGAGAAGTCCGCCGACCGGGACACCCTGCAGGACGAGCTCGAGCTGTGGGAGAACCCGGACTACGTCGAGCAGCAGGCAGGGGAGCGGCTGATGATGGTCGAGCCCGGGCAGCGCTCCTACCTGGTGGTCGGCGCCGACGAGGTCGGCACCGGGGCCGCGGACACCTCTGCCGTCGAGGAGTCCGCAGGCAGGCCGGCCTGGGCCGACGCCCTGTGGGGCTCGCTCAAGGACTCCGCCTGGCCGCGGCGCGCCGAGGACTCCGCCGACAGCTTCCCCGAGCTCGACGAGGCACAGGAGGACCCGTCCGCCTCGTCGTCGCCCACCGCCGAGACCACCGAGTGA
- a CDS encoding DUF501 domain-containing protein, which produces MAEPRGLNSTAANRRPQELDLQVLARQLGRPVRDVVEIPARCACGNPLVAATAPRLSGGTPFPTVYYLAHPVITAAVSRLEAEGAMYGMTDRLGEDEQLAASYQRSHEDYLARRERIGAIAGSGEVPEIDGISAGGMPTRVKCLHVLVGHSLSAGPGVNLLGDETLELIADTWSPQICRCDPAWRES; this is translated from the coding sequence GTGGCCGAGCCCCGCGGCCTGAACTCCACGGCCGCCAACCGCCGCCCGCAGGAGCTGGACCTGCAGGTGCTGGCCCGCCAGCTGGGCCGGCCCGTGCGCGATGTGGTGGAGATCCCGGCCCGGTGCGCCTGCGGCAACCCGCTCGTGGCGGCCACCGCTCCGAGGCTGTCCGGCGGCACGCCGTTCCCCACGGTCTACTACCTGGCCCACCCCGTGATCACGGCAGCCGTCTCGCGGCTGGAGGCGGAGGGAGCCATGTACGGGATGACCGACCGCCTGGGCGAGGACGAGCAGCTGGCGGCGTCCTACCAGCGCTCGCACGAGGACTACCTGGCCCGGCGCGAGCGCATCGGCGCCATCGCCGGTTCCGGGGAGGTCCCGGAGATCGACGGCATCTCCGCAGGCGGCATGCCCACCCGCGTGAAGTGCCTGCACGTGCTGGTCGGACACTCGCTGTCCGCGGGACCCGGCGTGAACCTGCTCGGCGACGAGACGCTCGAGCTGATCGCCGACACCTGGTCCCCGCAGATCTGCCGATGCGATCCCGCCTGGCGCGAGTCCTGA
- a CDS encoding Ppx/GppA phosphatase family protein, which produces MRVGAIDCGTNSIRLLITEAADDALGASPAEIELNELVRTKEMVRLGQGVDATGWLAQEALERTFAAVDGFARLLDEHAVDSVRFVATSATRDAGNRHVFVDGIRSRLGVAPEVISGEEEAALSFAGATMVAAPESEDDRTMVVDLGGGSTELVLGSSAGILASRSLNIGCVRMTERHLGSNPPTEAQQRAVLADVDRALDSAALTVPLGQTRKIVGVAGTVTTITALALGLEDYDEQRINGAELPISDLERTCRELTAMTREQRDALGVMHPGRGDVIGGGALVWRRVLQRIAEATDGRVSTATTSEHDILDGIALSRLSTIPQKAPLA; this is translated from the coding sequence ATGCGCGTCGGAGCCATCGACTGCGGCACCAACTCGATCCGCCTGCTGATCACCGAGGCGGCCGACGACGCCCTGGGCGCCTCCCCGGCCGAGATCGAGCTGAACGAGCTCGTGCGCACCAAGGAGATGGTCCGCCTGGGCCAGGGGGTGGATGCGACCGGCTGGCTGGCCCAGGAGGCGCTGGAGCGCACGTTCGCGGCCGTCGACGGCTTCGCCCGCCTGCTCGATGAGCACGCCGTGGACTCGGTGCGCTTCGTGGCCACCTCGGCCACCCGCGACGCCGGCAACCGGCACGTCTTCGTGGACGGCATCCGCTCGCGCCTGGGCGTGGCCCCCGAGGTGATCTCGGGCGAGGAGGAGGCGGCCCTGTCCTTCGCGGGGGCCACCATGGTGGCCGCTCCGGAGTCCGAGGACGATCGCACGATGGTCGTGGACCTGGGCGGCGGCTCGACCGAGCTCGTGCTCGGCAGCTCGGCGGGGATCCTGGCCTCGCGCTCGCTGAACATCGGCTGCGTGCGCATGACCGAGCGCCACCTGGGCTCCAACCCGCCCACCGAGGCACAGCAGCGCGCGGTGCTGGCGGATGTGGACCGCGCCCTGGACTCCGCGGCGCTGACCGTCCCGCTGGGCCAGACCCGGAAGATCGTGGGCGTGGCCGGGACCGTCACCACCATCACCGCACTGGCCCTGGGCCTGGAGGACTACGACGAGCAGCGGATCAACGGCGCCGAGCTGCCGATCTCCGATCTGGAGCGCACCTGCCGCGAGCTCACCGCCATGACCCGGGAGCAGCGCGACGCCCTGGGCGTCATGCACCCCGGGCGCGGCGACGTGATCGGCGGCGGCGCCCTGGTGTGGCGGCGCGTGCTGCAGCGGATCGCCGAGGCCACCGACGGGCGTGTGAGCACCGCCACCACGAGCGAGCACGATATTTTGGACGGCATCGCACTGTCCCGCCTGTCCACCATCCCCCAGAAGGCTCCGCTGGCCTGA
- a CDS encoding S8 family peptidase — translation MSPSASERISGNGGRGPVRTAVALSASVVLSGMLTSAVIAGPVQATEETPVPDGPAPSVPVTDPSDVPGPEPSQPAESTEISESQARADEYWLDEYGVRDAWKASRGEGATIAIIDTGVDGSHPDLEGAVSGGTDVSGIGAANGQEPLGADPDHGTMVASVAAGRGHGADHAEGIIGVAPEAEILAVSTALGTDEAGVRSTDEQIPDAVRWAVDNGADVINMSVGSPQQSWPESWDSAFAYAEEKDVLIVAAAGNRGNGLVQVGAPATIPSVLTVGGVDQDGQAGWESSSQGISISVAGPAEELVGATPGDGYASWTGTSASAPIVAGTAALIRSEHPELSADEVAHRITASAEDAGEPGKDPLYGYGILDVNRAVTADLPEMEDSPLGSMEQWIEVHRRHDSEPSASAATSGPPLTEDVTVEAEAPEPVEPLNSTGRLPIFVLAGFGLLVAAITIGAVRHIRWLLRRG, via the coding sequence ATGAGCCCCTCAGCCTCCGAGCGCATCTCCGGCAATGGAGGGCGGGGCCCGGTCCGCACCGCCGTGGCGCTGAGCGCCTCCGTCGTGCTGAGCGGGATGCTCACCAGCGCGGTCATCGCCGGCCCCGTCCAGGCCACCGAGGAGACCCCGGTGCCGGATGGCCCCGCGCCGTCGGTGCCGGTCACGGACCCGTCGGACGTGCCCGGGCCGGAGCCCTCGCAGCCGGCCGAGTCCACCGAGATCTCCGAGTCGCAGGCCCGCGCGGACGAGTACTGGCTCGATGAGTACGGCGTCCGCGACGCCTGGAAGGCCTCGCGCGGGGAGGGCGCCACGATCGCGATCATCGACACCGGCGTGGACGGCTCGCACCCGGACCTCGAGGGGGCCGTCTCGGGGGGAACGGACGTCTCCGGCATCGGGGCCGCGAACGGCCAGGAGCCGCTGGGGGCGGATCCCGATCACGGGACCATGGTCGCCTCCGTCGCGGCCGGGCGCGGCCACGGCGCCGATCACGCCGAGGGCATCATCGGCGTGGCCCCCGAGGCGGAGATCCTGGCCGTGTCGACCGCGCTGGGAACCGATGAGGCCGGCGTGCGCTCGACCGACGAGCAGATCCCCGATGCCGTGCGCTGGGCCGTCGACAACGGCGCCGACGTGATCAACATGTCCGTGGGCTCCCCGCAGCAGTCCTGGCCCGAGTCCTGGGACTCGGCGTTCGCCTACGCGGAGGAGAAGGACGTCCTGATCGTGGCGGCGGCAGGCAACCGCGGAAACGGCCTGGTGCAGGTGGGCGCTCCGGCGACCATCCCCAGCGTGCTGACCGTGGGCGGGGTGGATCAGGACGGGCAGGCCGGCTGGGAGTCGTCGTCGCAGGGGATCTCGATCTCGGTGGCGGGTCCGGCGGAGGAGCTCGTGGGAGCCACTCCGGGAGACGGCTATGCCAGCTGGACGGGCACCTCCGCCTCCGCCCCCATCGTGGCGGGCACGGCAGCCCTGATCCGCTCGGAGCATCCAGAGCTCAGCGCCGACGAGGTGGCTCACCGGATCACGGCCTCGGCCGAGGACGCGGGCGAGCCCGGCAAGGACCCGCTCTACGGCTACGGGATCCTGGACGTGAACCGGGCGGTGACCGCGGACCTGCCGGAGATGGAGGACTCTCCGCTGGGCTCCATGGAGCAGTGGATCGAGGTGCATCGCCGTCACGACAGCGAGCCGAGCGCCTCGGCAGCGACCTCCGGGCCGCCGCTGACGGAGGATGTGACGGTCGAGGCGGAGGCTCCGGAGCCCGTCGAGCCGCTGAACTCGACCGGGAGGCTGCCGATCTTCGTGCTGGCCGGATTCGGGCTGCTGGTCGCCGCGATCACGATCGGGGCGGTCCGGCACATCCGCTGGCTGCTGCGCCGCGGCTGA